One part of the Tenacibaculum sp. 190130A14a genome encodes these proteins:
- a CDS encoding SulP family inorganic anion transporter, whose translation MKNNFKTFINDIPQNLFSGFVVSLIALPLGLGLALASGAPPISGIIAAIIGGSVVALLGGSNVTITGPGNGLVVVILGAITTLGAGDMHQGFLYTLAAIVISGLIMVILGFLRLGSLGDFFPASAIQGMLAAIGIGIFAKQIHVMLGNLNAKGSIVQLVLQTPEGLYNYVTSNSTSVLYAGGVGIISLLIMVFYGKIRNKYFQLVPAPMWIVMLSVGMYYFFEYFSASNYPIDANLLINIPDDVVSNFNFPDFGKVYEMDFISAVISITLIASIESLLSIKAVDKLDPLKRRSNVNKDIRALGLATVISGFLGGLNVVTVIARSSVNVNNKGSNRSANFFHASFLVIFILLFASELRKIPLSALAAILVYTGYKLASPENISKVFKIGKEQLVIFLITLLTTITTSLITGILVGILATFVIHTFINKSFSLFFRNLLKPNVLMFKEDDKYYVSVKNFSSFLNYTKLKAKLDQIPENEDAIIDFTLCDFVDHSVMENLNNYAESFKRKGGHFEVIGLDSHNSTSEHPFALRKNIPTQQEDLGIVHNLTKRQKSLQHISTELGWEYQLLPSQVTKIPSFGYFKTRTIKKVSNVLSNENCTLFDVEFHEGELFAKQIIKATMLHIQLENDVPDFTLDREGIFEYIYHFAGFKDIDIDEHPDFSKRFYLSGKSTSEIKHFFTDELVLFFESNTYYHIEASNRGLLIIGRERLAGVKEIKALADYGMRLQNTICKKKEAIAI comes from the coding sequence ATGAAGAATAATTTTAAAACATTTATAAATGATATACCACAAAACCTTTTTTCCGGTTTTGTTGTTTCTTTAATAGCATTACCTCTAGGTTTAGGTTTAGCATTGGCTTCAGGAGCACCTCCTATTTCAGGAATTATAGCAGCAATTATTGGAGGTTCTGTAGTAGCTTTATTAGGAGGTTCTAATGTAACTATCACAGGACCAGGAAATGGTTTAGTAGTAGTTATTTTAGGGGCTATTACCACGCTTGGAGCTGGAGATATGCATCAAGGTTTTTTATATACCTTGGCTGCCATAGTTATCTCAGGGCTCATTATGGTTATTCTAGGTTTTTTAAGACTTGGATCATTAGGAGATTTTTTCCCAGCATCTGCCATACAAGGAATGCTAGCCGCTATAGGTATTGGAATTTTTGCAAAGCAAATTCATGTAATGTTAGGAAATTTAAATGCCAAAGGAAGTATTGTACAATTAGTATTACAAACACCAGAAGGGTTATATAATTACGTTACCTCTAATAGTACCAGTGTTTTGTATGCTGGTGGTGTAGGTATTATAAGTTTGCTTATTATGGTATTCTATGGTAAAATTAGAAATAAGTATTTCCAATTGGTTCCTGCTCCTATGTGGATTGTAATGTTAAGTGTTGGAATGTATTACTTTTTCGAGTATTTTTCTGCTAGTAACTATCCTATCGATGCCAATTTATTAATTAATATTCCTGATGATGTAGTTTCTAATTTTAACTTCCCTGATTTTGGAAAGGTGTATGAAATGGACTTCATCAGCGCGGTTATTTCTATTACATTAATTGCTAGTATAGAAAGTTTATTGAGTATTAAAGCTGTAGATAAATTAGATCCATTAAAACGTCGTTCTAATGTAAACAAAGACATTCGAGCTTTGGGATTAGCTACAGTAATTAGTGGTTTCTTGGGTGGTTTAAATGTGGTAACAGTAATTGCTCGTAGTTCTGTAAACGTAAATAATAAGGGAAGCAATCGTTCTGCAAACTTCTTCCATGCTTCGTTCTTAGTAATATTTATTTTGCTTTTTGCTAGTGAATTACGTAAGATTCCACTTTCAGCATTAGCCGCTATTTTAGTTTACACTGGTTACAAGCTCGCTTCTCCAGAAAATATTAGCAAAGTATTTAAAATTGGAAAGGAACAGTTAGTTATTTTCTTAATTACTTTGTTAACCACCATTACCACAAGTTTAATTACTGGTATTTTAGTGGGTATTCTAGCCACTTTTGTAATTCATACATTTATCAATAAGAGTTTTAGTTTGTTTTTTAGAAACTTATTAAAACCCAATGTTCTAATGTTTAAAGAGGATGATAAGTACTACGTTTCAGTAAAGAACTTCTCTAGTTTTTTAAACTACACTAAACTAAAAGCAAAATTAGATCAAATCCCAGAAAATGAAGATGCTATTATTGACTTTACCTTATGTGATTTTGTAGATCATTCAGTAATGGAAAACCTCAACAATTATGCGGAATCTTTTAAACGTAAAGGAGGTCATTTTGAAGTAATTGGTTTAGATAGTCATAACTCTACTAGTGAACATCCTTTTGCTTTACGTAAAAATATACCGACGCAACAAGAAGATTTAGGTATCGTTCATAATTTAACTAAAAGACAAAAATCACTACAACATATCAGTACTGAGTTAGGTTGGGAATATCAATTATTGCCTTCTCAGGTAACAAAAATCCCTAGCTTTGGTTATTTCAAAACTCGTACAATTAAAAAGGTATCAAATGTACTTTCTAATGAAAATTGTACGTTGTTTGATGTTGAATTTCATGAGGGTGAATTATTTGCCAAGCAAATTATAAAAGCAACGATGCTACATATTCAATTAGAAAATGACGTACCTGATTTTACTTTAGATCGTGAAGGTATTTTTGAGTATATATATCATTTCGCTGGATTTAAAGATATTGATATAGATGAGCATCCAGATTTTTCTAAACGTTTTTATTTATCTGGTAAAAGCACTTCAGAAATAAAGCATTTCTTTACAGATGAATTAGTACTCTTTTTCGAAAGTAATACATACTACCACATTGAAGCCAGCAATCGAGGGTTATTAATTATTGGTAGAGAACGTTTAGCCGGTGTTAAAGAAATTAAAGCGTTAGCTGATTATGGTATGCGTTTACAAAATACTATATGCAAGAAAAAAGAAGCTATTGCAATTTAA
- a CDS encoding universal stress protein: MTKKILIGIAFSPNLKANLFEAIRLADMLNAQLVGVHVGKKTPEKEAKLKQLLDIVPETNSYTTIWQEGNPVNVILNTIHKHQIDLLILGALQRENLYKYYVGSIARKLTRKAPCSVLLMIKPSVKRIPCKHIVVNGLKDDKTQDTIKTAFDVSHSLGCKRITIVEETSQSELNVRVNDDKTLEESTKIKEQIKKRENLRVRSILEEINTKDITVKTQNIFGKRGYSIGHYAKVKRADLLVMNAPTKTGIFDRIFPQDLEYILSELPTDVLIVK, from the coding sequence TTGACGAAAAAAATTCTTATTGGTATTGCTTTTTCTCCAAATTTAAAAGCCAACTTATTTGAAGCAATTCGATTAGCTGATATGCTCAACGCTCAACTTGTTGGAGTTCATGTTGGTAAGAAAACTCCAGAGAAAGAAGCAAAACTAAAACAATTACTAGATATTGTTCCAGAAACAAATTCTTATACCACTATTTGGCAAGAAGGAAACCCTGTAAATGTTATACTAAACACTATTCATAAACATCAAATTGATTTATTGATACTAGGAGCTTTACAAAGAGAAAATTTATATAAGTATTATGTAGGGTCAATTGCCAGAAAACTAACTAGAAAAGCTCCATGTTCTGTTTTATTGATGATAAAACCTTCTGTAAAAAGAATTCCTTGTAAACATATTGTTGTGAATGGTCTAAAAGACGACAAAACACAAGATACTATAAAAACAGCTTTTGATGTTTCTCATAGTTTGGGATGTAAAAGAATAACCATCGTTGAAGAAACTAGTCAGTCTGAATTAAATGTTAGGGTTAACGATGATAAAACTCTAGAAGAAAGTACGAAAATAAAAGAGCAGATAAAAAAACGTGAAAATTTACGCGTTCGTTCAATTTTAGAAGAAATCAACACCAAAGATATTACTGTAAAAACACAAAACATCTTTGGTAAAAGAGGATATTCTATTGGACATTATGCAAAAGTAAAACGTGCCGATTTACTTGTTATGAATGCTCCAACAAAAACAGGGATATTTGATAGAATTTTCCCTCAGGACTTAGAATACATTTTATCAGAATTACCAACCGATGTTTTAATAGTGAAGTAA
- a CDS encoding DEAD/DEAH box helicase, translated as MANTIKTQEDILAKLNIYELNEMQKEAVSVVETNVNTVILSPTGTGKTLSFLLPTLKLIDSKNNNVQALILVPSRELAIQIEQVLREMGTGLKINAVYGGRAMSKDKIELQHTPSILIGTPGRISDHIASDRFSKEHIKTLILDEFDKSLEVGFEYEMKGIINQLPNISKRILTSATQETEIPSFVGLDSPKVLNYLTGKKSKKLTLKTVVSPSKNKEQTLVDLLQHIGDKSGIVFCNFKDSIQRVSEFLSKNRIAHSCFSGGMEQRDRERSLIKFRNGTSQVLLATDLAARGIDIPELNYIVHYELPQRIEEFTHRNGRTARVNAKGTAYILKWQKEELPEFIENASNADISHKEKVKPRYWETLFISGGRKDKISKGDIAGLFFKKGNLTKDQLGVIELKQDCAFIAVPKTEAKRLVESFNNTRLKNRKVRVYIV; from the coding sequence ATGGCAAATACAATAAAGACACAAGAAGATATTTTAGCAAAGCTTAATATCTATGAACTAAATGAAATGCAAAAAGAAGCGGTTTCAGTGGTAGAAACAAATGTTAATACCGTTATATTATCGCCAACAGGTACAGGTAAAACCTTAAGTTTTTTATTACCAACCTTAAAATTGATAGACTCTAAAAATAATAATGTGCAAGCATTAATTTTGGTTCCTTCAAGAGAATTAGCAATTCAAATAGAGCAAGTACTAAGAGAAATGGGTACTGGGTTAAAAATAAATGCAGTATATGGAGGTAGAGCAATGTCAAAAGATAAGATAGAATTACAACATACACCTAGTATTTTGATAGGAACTCCTGGGAGAATTTCAGACCATATTGCAAGCGATCGTTTTTCGAAAGAACATATTAAAACTTTAATATTAGATGAATTTGATAAGTCGTTAGAAGTAGGTTTTGAATATGAAATGAAAGGAATTATTAATCAGTTACCTAACATAAGTAAGAGAATTTTAACGTCTGCTACACAAGAAACGGAGATACCTAGCTTTGTGGGGTTAGATTCTCCAAAAGTATTAAACTATTTAACTGGGAAAAAATCTAAAAAATTAACGCTAAAAACGGTTGTATCACCTTCAAAAAATAAAGAACAAACATTAGTAGATTTATTGCAACACATAGGAGATAAATCGGGAATTGTATTTTGCAATTTTAAAGATAGCATACAAAGGGTAAGTGAGTTTTTATCAAAAAATAGAATAGCACATAGTTGTTTTTCTGGAGGAATGGAACAAAGAGATCGCGAACGATCACTAATAAAGTTTAGAAATGGAACAAGTCAAGTACTATTGGCAACAGATTTAGCAGCTAGAGGAATAGATATTCCAGAGCTGAATTATATTGTTCATTATGAATTACCGCAGCGTATAGAAGAGTTTACACATAGAAATGGTAGAACAGCAAGAGTGAATGCAAAAGGAACTGCATATATTTTAAAGTGGCAAAAGGAAGAATTGCCTGAGTTTATTGAAAATGCATCAAATGCCGATATATCGCACAAAGAGAAGGTAAAACCTCGCTATTGGGAAACGTTATTTATTTCAGGAGGAAGAAAAGATAAGATTTCCAAAGGAGATATAGCAGGGTTATTTTTTAAAAAAGGAAACCTAACTAAAGATCAATTAGGTGTTATTGAGTTAAAACAAGATTGTGCTTTTATAGCAGTACCAAAAACAGAAGCTAAAAGATTAGTAGAAAGTTTTAATAATACACGTTTAAAGAATAGAAAGGTGCGCGTTTATATCGTATAA
- a CDS encoding sodium:proton antiporter, translating into MIELAGIIILGILAQWVAWKFKIPAILPLILIGLFVGPIAAEFFNEDGSKWIEPVWNGTKGLFPGNGLFYFVSLAISIILFEGGLTLRKSEISNVGPVITKLITLGSAVTFVISAIFAHYIFNLGWEISMLFSALIIVTGPTVISPILRNIPLKKDVAAVLKWEGILIDPIGALVAVLMFEFISVGGGSGFTKTALLEFGKILLFGFTFGFTFAHALIFVVNRKLVPHYLLNVVALSSVLLVFVLSDLFAHESGLLSVVVMGMVIANSKIHSFDELLYFKESLSVLLISILFILLAANMNISELKLVFNWEALLLFASVVLIIRPLGVFLSTYNSKLKLNEKLFISWVGPRGIVAAGIASLFGTKLMQQGVEGAEYITPLVFMIVLGTVLLNATTARLFAKLVGVFLKESKAIVIIGASEASRLIAKYLIDNDRRVVLLDRNKSYINEARDNGIEAFDVDIFHDSLDENVELNDVGYLIAMTGSDAVNEFAINQFSELYGEQGTFRIATSNEAKLEDNQMNGMLLSCKDDYINLNDSARDYPNMNELVVSSSEDYLNKLKVINDELKSIPLFVKMGENFEVVTNVKAEDIQENNTIVYLGKELDI; encoded by the coding sequence ATGATTGAATTAGCAGGAATTATCATTCTAGGAATTTTAGCACAATGGGTAGCATGGAAATTCAAAATACCAGCAATTTTACCATTAATATTAATAGGCCTTTTTGTTGGTCCGATTGCGGCTGAATTTTTTAATGAAGATGGAAGTAAATGGATTGAGCCTGTTTGGAATGGAACCAAAGGATTGTTTCCTGGTAATGGTCTGTTTTACTTTGTTTCGTTAGCTATAAGTATTATCCTTTTTGAAGGAGGGTTAACTCTGAGGAAAAGTGAAATATCAAATGTAGGTCCCGTTATAACTAAGTTAATAACTTTAGGGTCTGCCGTGACTTTTGTGATTTCGGCCATATTTGCGCATTATATTTTCAATTTAGGGTGGGAAATTTCTATGCTATTTTCAGCATTGATTATTGTTACTGGACCTACCGTAATATCTCCTATTTTAAGAAATATTCCTTTAAAGAAAGATGTAGCAGCAGTATTAAAATGGGAAGGAATACTAATTGATCCTATTGGAGCTTTAGTAGCGGTATTAATGTTTGAGTTTATTAGTGTAGGAGGAGGAAGCGGATTTACTAAGACAGCTTTATTAGAGTTTGGAAAGATTTTATTGTTTGGGTTTACCTTCGGATTTACTTTTGCACACGCTCTTATATTTGTTGTAAACCGAAAATTGGTTCCTCACTATTTATTAAATGTAGTAGCATTATCATCGGTATTATTAGTTTTTGTACTATCGGATTTGTTCGCTCATGAATCAGGATTACTTTCTGTAGTAGTTATGGGTATGGTCATTGCAAACAGTAAAATTCATAGTTTTGATGAACTACTTTATTTTAAAGAATCATTATCAGTTTTATTGATTTCGATCTTATTCATTTTATTAGCTGCCAACATGAATATTAGCGAATTAAAATTAGTATTCAATTGGGAAGCTCTATTGTTATTTGCATCAGTTGTATTAATTATCCGACCATTAGGAGTATTTCTAAGTACCTATAATTCTAAACTAAAATTGAATGAAAAGTTATTTATAAGTTGGGTTGGTCCTAGAGGTATTGTAGCAGCTGGTATTGCGTCTCTATTCGGAACAAAATTAATGCAGCAAGGAGTAGAAGGAGCCGAGTATATTACTCCTTTAGTATTTATGATTGTGTTAGGAACAGTTTTATTAAATGCAACAACGGCAAGATTGTTTGCAAAGTTAGTTGGGGTTTTCTTAAAAGAATCGAAAGCAATTGTTATCATTGGAGCTTCTGAAGCATCTCGCTTGATTGCTAAATACCTAATAGATAATGATCGAAGAGTGGTGTTGTTAGATAGAAATAAGAGTTATATCAATGAAGCAAGAGATAATGGAATAGAAGCATTTGATGTTGACATTTTTCACGATAGTTTAGATGAAAATGTAGAATTGAATGATGTTGGATATTTAATAGCAATGACAGGTAGTGATGCGGTAAATGAATTTGCAATAAATCAATTTTCTGAATTATATGGAGAACAAGGAACCTTTAGAATTGCAACTTCAAATGAGGCTAAATTGGAAGATAATCAGATGAATGGAATGCTATTAAGTTGTAAAGATGATTATATTAATTTAAATGACAGTGCTAGAGATTATCCTAACATGAATGAGTTAGTAGTAAGCTCTTCTGAAGATTACCTTAATAAGTTAAAAGTAATTAATGATGAGTTAAAGTCAATTCCATTATTTGTGAAAATGGGAGAGAACTTTGAAGTAGTTACCAATGTAAAAGCAGAAGATATTCAGGAAAATAATACAATTGTTTATCTAGGAAAAGAACTAGACATCTAA
- the msrA gene encoding peptide-methionine (S)-S-oxide reductase MsrA has translation MKKYILAVLTLSLVFYSFKTVGEHDKEKVLPKNIETKVAYFASGCFWCVEAIFESVNGVEEAVSGYAGGHTKRPTYQTIGTGRTGHAETVAVYYDPKIVSFQTLVDVFFGSHNPTTKNGQHPDYGTQYRSIAFYQNEKEKKIIENTIEKLNKEIYKGKIVTEVTSFTRFHRAEEYHQNYEKLHPYNSYVRNVSIPRLNKFKRKFPHLLKNKVH, from the coding sequence ATGAAAAAATACATTTTAGCAGTACTTACTTTAAGTTTAGTGTTTTATAGTTTTAAAACAGTAGGAGAGCATGATAAAGAGAAGGTATTACCTAAGAATATTGAAACTAAAGTAGCATATTTTGCAAGTGGATGTTTTTGGTGTGTAGAGGCCATTTTTGAAAGTGTAAATGGAGTAGAAGAGGCTGTTTCTGGTTATGCTGGAGGACATACAAAAAGACCTACGTATCAAACTATAGGAACTGGAAGAACTGGACATGCAGAAACGGTAGCAGTATATTACGATCCTAAAATAGTGAGTTTTCAAACCTTAGTAGATGTTTTTTTTGGATCTCATAATCCAACAACAAAAAACGGGCAACATCCAGATTATGGAACACAATATCGTTCTATTGCTTTTTATCAAAACGAGAAGGAGAAAAAAATCATTGAGAATACCATTGAGAAATTAAATAAAGAAATTTATAAAGGTAAAATAGTGACTGAAGTTACCAGTTTTACTAGGTTTCATAGAGCTGAAGAGTATCACCAAAACTATGAAAAGTTACATCCTTATAATTCTTATGTAAGGAATGTCTCAATACCGAGACTAAACAAATTCAAAAGAAAGTTTCCCCATCTTTTAAAAAATAAAGTTCATTAA
- the dnaX gene encoding DNA polymerase III subunit gamma/tau: MEHFIVSARKYRPQNFEDVVGQQAITNTLENAIKNNHLAQALLFTGPRGVGKTSCARILAKRINQESSTTEDEDFAFNIFELDAASNNSVDDIRNLTDQVRIPPQTGKYKVYIIDEVHMLSQAAFNAFLKTLEEPPAHAIFILATTEKHKIIPTILSRCQIFDFKRIGVLDAKEYLKTICAKENITADDDALHIIAQKADGAMRDALSIFDRVVSFSGNNLTREAVTQNLNVLDYDVYFNMTDLLLSNKIPEVLMAFNEVLSKGFEGHHFISGLASHFRDLLVAKDSATIQLLEVGDNTKKKYLEQANKASMQFLLPAIDKANDCDLKYRSSKNQRLLVELTLMQIASITFDGAKKKSSNYIIPATFFTSLSPKISKVKKEVKPTPSPVQQRPVEKKVIPQEEVKIKKPRLEGVRRRSSSLTLKSVHEKREEKSSDLEENFDNHPKTPFTEEQLKDAWKKYYFKLYNGGERSVASVITAGEPKLSNNFEILFSLPNSLMSNQLEKAKPKLLKHLRETLNNYGISIKVVVNEKVEKKFAYTPHEKYQKLKEKNPLLETLKNTFGLDV; this comes from the coding sequence ATGGAACATTTTATAGTATCGGCACGTAAATATAGACCTCAAAATTTTGAGGATGTTGTAGGGCAACAAGCCATTACAAATACGTTAGAAAATGCTATAAAAAACAATCATTTAGCACAAGCTTTATTGTTTACAGGACCAAGAGGTGTTGGTAAAACTTCGTGTGCTAGAATCTTAGCAAAACGAATAAACCAAGAAAGTTCAACCACAGAAGATGAAGATTTTGCTTTTAATATTTTCGAATTAGATGCAGCTTCGAATAACTCTGTTGATGATATTCGTAATTTAACAGATCAGGTAAGAATTCCTCCTCAAACTGGAAAATACAAGGTATACATTATTGATGAGGTGCACATGCTTTCACAAGCAGCCTTTAATGCTTTTTTAAAGACGCTTGAAGAGCCACCTGCACATGCTATTTTTATCTTAGCCACCACTGAAAAACACAAGATAATTCCAACGATTTTATCTCGTTGTCAAATTTTTGATTTTAAACGAATTGGTGTATTAGATGCTAAAGAGTATTTAAAAACGATTTGCGCAAAAGAAAATATTACTGCCGATGATGATGCGCTTCATATTATTGCTCAAAAAGCAGATGGAGCTATGCGTGATGCCCTATCTATTTTTGATAGAGTGGTGAGTTTTTCTGGTAATAATCTAACTCGTGAGGCAGTTACTCAAAACTTGAACGTTTTAGATTATGATGTATATTTTAATATGACTGATTTGTTATTATCTAACAAAATTCCGGAAGTATTAATGGCTTTTAATGAAGTTCTTTCTAAAGGTTTTGAAGGACATCACTTTATTAGCGGACTGGCATCTCATTTTAGAGATTTATTGGTTGCTAAAGATAGTGCAACCATTCAGCTCTTAGAAGTTGGTGATAATACTAAGAAAAAATATTTAGAACAGGCTAATAAGGCTAGTATGCAGTTTTTATTACCTGCCATTGATAAAGCTAATGACTGTGATTTAAAATACAGAAGTAGTAAAAATCAGCGTTTACTGGTAGAACTTACTTTAATGCAAATTGCCTCTATCACTTTTGATGGAGCAAAAAAAAAATCTAGCAACTACATAATTCCTGCTACATTTTTTACTTCTTTATCTCCTAAAATTTCAAAAGTAAAGAAAGAAGTAAAACCTACTCCTTCTCCCGTTCAACAACGACCTGTTGAAAAGAAAGTTATTCCTCAGGAAGAGGTTAAAATAAAGAAACCTAGATTAGAAGGAGTTCGTAGACGTTCATCTTCTCTTACGTTAAAAAGTGTTCATGAGAAGCGTGAAGAAAAAAGTTCTGATTTAGAAGAAAACTTCGATAATCATCCTAAAACACCTTTTACGGAAGAGCAATTAAAGGATGCTTGGAAAAAATATTATTTTAAGCTTTATAATGGTGGTGAACGAAGTGTAGCTTCTGTAATTACTGCAGGAGAACCAAAACTATCAAACAACTTCGAAATACTCTTTTCGTTACCTAATAGTTTAATGTCTAATCAGCTTGAAAAAGCTAAACCAAAGTTATTAAAACATTTACGTGAAACGTTAAACAACTATGGTATTAGTATTAAAGTGGTCGTAAATGAAAAAGTCGAAAAGAAATTTGCATATACTCCACACGAAAAATATCAAAAGCTTAAAGAGAAGAATCCTCTTTTAGAAACACTTAAAAACACCTTTGGATTAGATGTCTAG
- the pbpC gene encoding penicillin-binding protein 1C, protein MKKKDNIFKRHRIKIITIVFFMVLYYFCLPKQLFNTPTSTVVTAKNDALLGAIIAKDGQWRFPELDSVPYKFEQCILQFEDAYFYDHFGFNPISIAKALQENIKAKKVVRGGSTITQQVIRLSRKNTTRSYTEKLKELVLATRLELRSSKEEILTLYASHAPYGGNVVGLEMAAWRYFGLAPHQLSWAESATLAVLPNAPSLIYPGKNQLRLKKKRDTLLKKLFQEEIIDKETYELAIEEELPKKPYKLPTVAPHFVQEVAKKHPGKRIRSSIDIYLQRQINTIAKKHYELQRQNEVHNLAILVLDVEKRKVLSYIGNAPTTKHHQKDVNNVIAPRSTGSTLKPFLYAHMLNEGELLPTQLVVDVPTEIAGYTPKNFDLTFDGVVPANEALTRSLNIPAVRMLQSYGLEKFREDLKKYNINDINKSADYYGLSLILGGAEASLWDLCKTFAGYAGTINHYEDLKHQYYSQEFIEPSFLQLKEIVYGKKQKEYTNIDAGSAFTTLNTLTEVNRPYTDQAWKYFDSSQKIGWKTGTSFGNKDAWAIGATPKYVVGVWVGNSDGEGRADLTGVGSAAPIMFDVFDVLPKSSWFLEPFEDLVEENICKKSGYLALPICESTRKRIPKKGIRVKPCPYHKEVTVDKTEKYRVNTNCESVSNIKRKPWFVLPPLMAYYYKQKNADYSVLPNYKQGCIEEDLNTMDFVIPTKYESTVSLTKGADGNVNPLILKLTHSNPEANVFWYMNEKYIGKTQQYHEKEILPKKGVYKITVLDDFGNEKTRMLKLQ, encoded by the coding sequence ATGAAAAAAAAGGATAACATCTTTAAGAGGCATAGGATAAAAATTATCACTATTGTTTTTTTTATGGTTTTATACTATTTCTGTTTACCTAAACAACTTTTTAATACGCCTACATCAACAGTAGTTACCGCTAAGAATGATGCTTTGTTAGGTGCAATAATAGCTAAAGATGGGCAATGGAGATTTCCAGAATTAGATTCGGTTCCTTATAAATTTGAACAGTGTATTTTACAGTTTGAAGATGCTTATTTTTATGATCACTTTGGATTTAATCCAATTTCTATAGCTAAAGCTTTACAAGAAAATATCAAAGCAAAAAAAGTTGTAAGAGGAGGTAGTACTATTACCCAACAAGTTATTCGTTTATCAAGAAAGAATACGACTCGTTCATATACGGAGAAATTAAAAGAACTTGTTTTAGCTACACGATTAGAGCTTCGTTCTTCAAAAGAAGAAATTTTAACACTCTATGCGTCTCATGCTCCTTATGGTGGGAACGTAGTTGGACTAGAAATGGCAGCTTGGAGATATTTTGGGTTAGCACCACATCAACTTTCATGGGCAGAAAGTGCTACGCTGGCAGTTTTACCTAATGCTCCTTCTCTTATTTACCCAGGTAAGAATCAATTAAGACTTAAAAAGAAAAGAGATACTTTATTAAAAAAGTTGTTTCAAGAGGAGATCATTGACAAAGAAACCTATGAATTAGCTATTGAAGAAGAGCTTCCTAAGAAACCTTATAAATTACCTACAGTAGCACCACATTTTGTGCAAGAAGTAGCCAAAAAACATCCTGGTAAACGTATAAGAAGTTCTATTGATATTTATTTGCAACGACAAATAAACACGATTGCTAAAAAGCATTATGAATTACAAAGACAAAACGAAGTACATAATTTGGCTATTTTAGTGTTAGATGTTGAAAAGAGAAAAGTACTTAGTTATATAGGAAACGCTCCTACCACCAAACATCATCAAAAGGATGTGAATAATGTGATAGCTCCAAGAAGTACAGGAAGTACTTTAAAGCCTTTCTTATATGCACATATGCTAAATGAAGGTGAATTATTACCAACGCAATTGGTTGTTGATGTACCAACAGAAATAGCTGGATATACCCCTAAAAATTTCGATTTAACTTTTGATGGAGTAGTTCCTGCAAATGAAGCGTTGACAAGATCCTTAAACATTCCAGCAGTAAGAATGTTGCAAAGCTATGGTTTAGAGAAGTTCAGAGAAGATTTAAAAAAGTATAATATAAACGATATTAATAAGTCTGCCGATTATTATGGACTTTCTTTAATCCTTGGAGGAGCAGAAGCTAGTTTGTGGGATCTATGCAAAACATTCGCTGGATATGCTGGAACTATCAATCATTATGAAGATTTAAAACATCAATATTATTCACAAGAGTTTATAGAACCAAGTTTCTTACAATTGAAAGAAATCGTTTACGGAAAGAAACAAAAAGAATATACTAATATAGATGCAGGATCAGCCTTTACAACACTGAATACACTTACAGAAGTAAACAGACCATACACAGATCAAGCATGGAAGTACTTTGACTCCTCTCAAAAGATAGGATGGAAAACAGGAACTAGTTTTGGTAATAAAGATGCTTGGGCTATTGGAGCAACTCCAAAATATGTAGTAGGAGTTTGGGTAGGAAATTCAGACGGAGAAGGAAGAGCGGATTTAACAGGAGTTGGGAGTGCAGCACCTATCATGTTTGATGTGTTCGATGTATTACCTAAATCATCATGGTTTTTAGAACCTTTTGAAGATTTAGTAGAAGAGAATATCTGTAAAAAAAGTGGGTATTTAGCTTTACCTATCTGTGAATCTACAAGAAAGAGAATTCCTAAAAAAGGAATTCGTGTAAAGCCATGTCCTTATCATAAAGAAGTTACGGTAGATAAAACAGAGAAGTATCGAGTAAATACCAATTGTGAATCTGTTAGTAATATTAAAAGAAAACCATGGTTCGTATTACCTCCATTAATGGCCTATTATTACAAACAGAAAAATGCAGATTATAGTGTGTTACCAAACTATAAACAAGGATGTATTGAAGAAGATCTAAACACAATGGACTTTGTGATTCCAACCAAATATGAATCAACAGTTTCATTAACCAAAGGAGCAGATGGAAATGTAAATCCATTAATTTTGAAGTTGACACATTCCAATCCTGAAGCAAATGTATTTTGGTATATGAATGAAAAATACATTGGTAAAACGCAACAATATCATGAAAAAGAAATACTCCCTAAAAAGGGAGTATATAAAATTACGGTCTTAGATGATTTTGGTAATGAAAAAACACGTATGCTTAAATTGCAATAG